In the Rubrivivax gelatinosus IL144 genome, TCTATGCGTACCGCTGCGCTGCCTGCGGGCACGCCCGGGACGTGCTGCAGAAGATCTCCGATCCGCTGCTGACGGTCTGCCCGGCGTGCGGGGCCGAAGCCTTCCAGAAACAGGTCACTGCCGCGGGCTTCCAGTTGAAGGGCTCGGGCTGGTACGTCACCGACTTCCGTGGCGGCAACGCCGGCAAGGCCGGCAGCGCCATCACCGAGACGGCGCCGGCCGAGACCGCCGCCAAGAGCGACAAGCCGGCCGACACGTCGGCCGCGGCGCCGGCTCCGGCGCCCACCTCCACGCCGTCGGCGAGCAGCTGACGGCGCGCGAAAGCCACCCGTGAAAAAGTATTTCGTCGCCGGCCTGCTGGTCTGGCTGCCGTTGACCGTCACGATCTGGGTGCTGTCCTGGCTGCTCGGCGCGCTCGACGGCGTCTTCGTCAGCCTGCTGTCGGCGACGCAGATCGTGCTGCCGCAGTCGACCCACGAGACGGTCGAGTACCTGCGCGGGGTTCCCGGGCTCGGCGTGGCCGTGGTGCTGCTCGTGCTGCTGCTGTCCGGCGTCTTCGCGGCCAACTTCGTCGGCCAGTGGTGGCTCAGGCAGTGGGACGCGCTGATGGCGCGCATCCCGATCGTCAAGTCGATCTACAGCTCGGTCAAGCAGGTCTCGGACACGCTGTTCTCATCGAGCGGCAACGCCTTCCGCGAGGCGGTGCTGGTGCAGTACCCGCGCCAGGGCTCTTGGACGATCGCCTTCGTCACCGGCAAGCCCGGCGGCGAGGTCGCTGGCCACTTGCCGGGCGAGTACGTCAGCGTCTACGTGCCGACGACCCCCAACCCGACCTCGGGCTTCTTCCTGATGATGCCGCGTGCCGACGTGCACGTGCTGAAGATGAGCGTCGACGAGGCGCTCAAGTACGTGATCTCGATGGGTGTCGTCGCCCCGCCCGGGACCGAACCGCCCGCGCTGCGAAATTGACGGGGCCGGCCACCGCGGCACGCGGCCGGTCCTGAGGGCTCCTGTTGCAGCCCCGCCCCGACGCCACCCCATTCCTCGCAAGAATTCCCCGAATACCTGGAGTGTCCCGATGAGAACGACCTACTGCGGCCTGGTCAGCGAAACGCTGATGGACCAGACCGTGACCCTGATGGGCTGGGCCCACCGCCGCCGCGACCATGGCGGCGTGATCTTCATCGACCTGCGCGACCGTGAAGGCCTGGTGCAGATCGTCTGCGACCCCGACCGGCCCGAGATGTTCAAGGCCGCCGAAGGCGTGCGCAACGAGTTCTGCCTGAAGGTCGTCGGCAAGGTGCGCGCTCGGCCCGCCGGCACCGAGAACACCAACCTCACCAGCGGCAAGATCGAGGTCCTGGCCTACGAGCTCGAGGTGCTCAACGCCAGCGTCACGCCGCCGTTCCAGCTCGACGACGACAACCTGTCGGAGACGGTGCGCCTGACGCATCGTGTGCTGGACCTGCGCCGGCCGATGATGCAGAAGAATCTGATGCTGCGCTACCGCGTCGCGATGGAGGTGCGCAAGTACCTCGACGAGCAGGGCTTCGTCGACATCGAGACGCCGATGCTGACCAAGAGCACGCCCGAAGGCGCGCGCGACTACCTCGTCCCCAGCCGCGTGCACGACGGCATGTTCTTCGCGCTGCCGCAGTCGCCCCAGCTCTTCAAGCAGCTGCTGATGGTCGCGGGCTTCGACCGCTACTACCAGATCACGAAGTGCTTCCGCGACGAGGACCTGCGCGCCGACCGCCAGCCCGAGTTCACGCAGATCGACATCGAGACCTCGTTCCTGGACGAGGCCGAGATCCGCGCGATCACCGAAGGCATGGTGCGCACCGTCTTCCGCAAGGCGCTGGGCGTCGAACTGCCGGTCTACGGCGAGCTGACCTACGCCGAGGCGATGCACCGCTACGGCTCGGACAAGCCCGACCTGCGCGTCAAGCTCGAGTTCACCGAGATGACCGACGTGATGAAGACCGTCGACTTCAAGGTCTTCGCCGGCCCGGCGACGAGCAAGGGCGGCCGCGTCGCTGCGCTGCGCGTGCCCGGCGGCGGCGAGATGAGCCGCAGCGAGATCGACGCCTACACCGAGTTCGTCAAGATCTACGGGGCCAAGGGCCTCGCGTGGATCAAGGTCAACGACGCCGGCAAGGGCCGCGACGGCCTGCAGAGCCCGATCGTCAAGAACCTGCACGACGCAGCGATCGCCGAGATCCTGGCGCGCACCGGCGCCTGCAACGGCGACCTGATCTTCTTCGGCGCCGACAAGGCCAAGGTCGTCAACGACGCCCTGGGCGCCTTGCGCGTCAAGATCGGCCACAGCGAGTTCGGCCGCAACCACGGCCTGTTCGAGGACAAGTGGGCGCCGCTGTGGGTCGTCGACTTCCCGATGTTCGAGCACGACGACGAGGCCGGCCGCTGGAACGCGGTGCACCACCCGTTCACCGCGCCCAAAGACGGGCACGAGGACCTGATGGACACCGACCCGGGCGCCTGCATCGCCAAGGCCTACGACATGGTGCTCAACGGCTGGGAACTCGGCGGCGGCTCGGTGCGTATCCACCGCGCCGAGGTGCAGAGCAAGGTCTTCAAGGCGCTGAACATCAGCGCCGAGGACGCCAAGGTGAAGTTCGGCTTCCTGCTCGACGCGCTGCAGTACGGCGCGCCGCCGCACGGCGGCCTGGCCTTCGGCCTCGACCGCCTGGTCACGCTGATGACCAAGGCCGAGTCGATCCGCGACGTCATCGCCTTCCCGAAGACCCAGCGCGCCCAGTGCCTGCTGACCGGCGCGCCGAGCAACGTCGACGAAGCCCAGCTGCGCGAGCTGCACATCCGCCTGCGCAACCCGGCGCAGGCCTGAGCAGCTACGGCGTGAATCGAAAGGCGGCCCTCGGGCCGCCTTTTTTCATGCTGGAGCCGTTCAGCGCGCGCCGTCGCAGCGCACGCAGACCTTCAGCCCTTCGGGCAGGCGGATGCGGATGAACTCGGTGTCGTCCGAGGCCAGCGCGCGGCCGCCGCCGTACGGAAAGTTGTTGTCGTTGATGACCAGCAGCGTGCGCGCGTCCAGCGGCAGCACGTCCTCGATCGTCGTGTACGGCAGCGAGAAGGTCGTGCTGCCGTCGCGGTTCAGGTCGTCGGGGTCGGCGATCGCCATCAGGTCGACGAGCTCGGTCTTCTTCACCGTGCCGCCGGCCTCGACGCCCTCGATGTCGATCAGGTAGAGCTTCTTGAACGGCGTGCCGCTGGTGGCCGTCGAGCCGTTGCGCTCGATGACGATGAAGCGGTGGTCGTCGACCGCGGTCATGTCGCCGATCGCCGTGCCCTGCGCGTCCAGCGGGTAGACGTAGCGCACGCCGGTCCAGCTGCGGCTGGCGATGTCGAACTCGTTGATGCGCAGCGTCTTGTCGGCGTCTCCCGTGACCGTCTTCTCCAGCAGCGCGTAGAGCTTCTTGCCGTCGCGCGACAGTGCCATGCCCTCGAAGCCGCCGGAGCTGGCGAGGTTGGCCGTCGCGCGGCCGGCCAGCACCTCGGGGTGCTGCGGCGAGTAGACGCCCGGCAGCGGGATCGGCGTGCCGAGCAGCTTGCCGCTGGCGTCGGTCTCCAGCAGGAAGGGGCCGAACTCGTCGCCGAACCAGTAGTGGCCGTCGGCGCTGCGGCGCACAGACTCGATGTCGAAGTCGGCGCCGGTCAGCAGCCGCTGGCTGCGGATCGAGGCGTCGACCTCGGGGTTGGTGTCGACACCGTAGTAGTGCTTGAGATCGGCCTGGATCGTCCAGCCGACCTTGTGCTCGGGGTCCGAGAGGCCGATGTGCGTGCTGGCGTCGAAGCTGCGGCGCAGGCGGCCTGTGCTCCTGTCGGCCGGATGCACGATGCCGCGGCCGCCTTCGCGGGTGCGCCACTCGGGGCGCACGGTGTAGACGCGCAGCAGCGCGTCGGCCGAGTTGTTCTGGGCGCCGAAGCCGTTGTCCGGCATCACGCGGAAGGTGCCGGGCACCGGGCCCGGCAGCACCGCCGAGAAGCCCTGCACCGGCTGGCCGGCGAACGGCGGCACGTTGCTGCCATAAGGGTTGGGCGAAGCGAACTGGCCCGAGGTCGGGCCGTCGGCGAAGGTGGCGGCGGGCAGCAGGGCCCAGCCGGTCAGCGTCTGCGCCGGGGCGGCGGGGGCGAAGGCGGCCAGCGTGGTGATCGCGGCGGCGAACAGGGTCTTGTTCATCGGTCCTCCTGGTGCTGCGGCCGCCGGGCTGCGGCTCGCGGCGCGATGCTCGTGGCCGGTCGTGACGGCGCGGTGTCGGCGCCGTGAAGCCGGCCCCCGAGGGGCGGTGGCGCCAGGGGCGCTGGCTATACTGCGGCGCCCCCGGCGGCGCTGGTGCTGCCACCCGCCGCGGCACCAGGACGCCCGCAGATGACCACCCCCCAAGATTCCAAGGTGCACGACCACGAGGCCGGCCCGCGCGACGCCGCCACGCAGGACAGCACGCGCACCGACGACACCCGCATCGCCGCCGTGCGCGCGCTGGTCTCGCCCGCGGTGCTGCTCGACGAGCTGCCCGCCACCGACGTCGTGCAGGCCGTCGTCGACGGCGCCCGGCGCGCGATCGGCGACGTGCTGCACGGCCGCGACGACCGCCTCGTCGCCGTCGTCGGCCCGT is a window encoding:
- a CDS encoding FmdB family zinc ribbon protein translates to MPIYAYRCAACGHARDVLQKISDPLLTVCPACGAEAFQKQVTAAGFQLKGSGWYVTDFRGGNAGKAGSAITETAPAETAAKSDKPADTSAAAPAPAPTSTPSASS
- the aspS gene encoding aspartate--tRNA ligase, translated to MRTTYCGLVSETLMDQTVTLMGWAHRRRDHGGVIFIDLRDREGLVQIVCDPDRPEMFKAAEGVRNEFCLKVVGKVRARPAGTENTNLTSGKIEVLAYELEVLNASVTPPFQLDDDNLSETVRLTHRVLDLRRPMMQKNLMLRYRVAMEVRKYLDEQGFVDIETPMLTKSTPEGARDYLVPSRVHDGMFFALPQSPQLFKQLLMVAGFDRYYQITKCFRDEDLRADRQPEFTQIDIETSFLDEAEIRAITEGMVRTVFRKALGVELPVYGELTYAEAMHRYGSDKPDLRVKLEFTEMTDVMKTVDFKVFAGPATSKGGRVAALRVPGGGEMSRSEIDAYTEFVKIYGAKGLAWIKVNDAGKGRDGLQSPIVKNLHDAAIAEILARTGACNGDLIFFGADKAKVVNDALGALRVKIGHSEFGRNHGLFEDKWAPLWVVDFPMFEHDDEAGRWNAVHHPFTAPKDGHEDLMDTDPGACIAKAYDMVLNGWELGGGSVRIHRAEVQSKVFKALNISAEDAKVKFGFLLDALQYGAPPHGGLAFGLDRLVTLMTKAESIRDVIAFPKTQRAQCLLTGAPSNVDEAQLRELHIRLRNPAQA
- a CDS encoding esterase-like activity of phytase family protein; the encoded protein is MNKTLFAAAITTLAAFAPAAPAQTLTGWALLPAATFADGPTSGQFASPNPYGSNVPPFAGQPVQGFSAVLPGPVPGTFRVMPDNGFGAQNNSADALLRVYTVRPEWRTREGGRGIVHPADRSTGRLRRSFDASTHIGLSDPEHKVGWTIQADLKHYYGVDTNPEVDASIRSQRLLTGADFDIESVRRSADGHYWFGDEFGPFLLETDASGKLLGTPIPLPGVYSPQHPEVLAGRATANLASSGGFEGMALSRDGKKLYALLEKTVTGDADKTLRINEFDIASRSWTGVRYVYPLDAQGTAIGDMTAVDDHRFIVIERNGSTATSGTPFKKLYLIDIEGVEAGGTVKKTELVDLMAIADPDDLNRDGSTTFSLPYTTIEDVLPLDARTLLVINDNNFPYGGGRALASDDTEFIRIRLPEGLKVCVRCDGAR
- a CDS encoding DUF502 domain-containing protein encodes the protein MKKYFVAGLLVWLPLTVTIWVLSWLLGALDGVFVSLLSATQIVLPQSTHETVEYLRGVPGLGVAVVLLVLLLSGVFAANFVGQWWLRQWDALMARIPIVKSIYSSVKQVSDTLFSSSGNAFREAVLVQYPRQGSWTIAFVTGKPGGEVAGHLPGEYVSVYVPTTPNPTSGFFLMMPRADVHVLKMSVDEALKYVISMGVVAPPGTEPPALRN